In one window of Rosa rugosa unplaced genomic scaffold, drRosRugo1.1 SCAFFOLD_171, whole genome shotgun sequence DNA:
- the LOC133724284 gene encoding protein ALP1-like — protein MSEMDMYGADEEEEQFYEAVKILLMAIQAVVYVLYDLVFSIRGERIRCPLTRRPVTSSGYIYMHKILDRDPQIFREVYRMYPDVFRKLCSILKVKTPLRDTRHICVEEMLATFLLVVGHNNRYSEARLIFERSHFTVSKSFNKVLKALNTIAPEFMAKPESVPPNIRESTRFYPYFKDCVGAIDGTHIPATVVGREVSRYRNRHGKISQNVLAACNFDLQFTYVISGWEGSAHDSKVLNDAISRRNGLKVPPGKYYLGDCGFPNRRRFLAPFRGTRYHLKDFGGEGNHPVNAIELFNLRHASLRNVIERIFGIFKSRFTIFKSAPPFSYKT, from the exons ATGTCTGAAATGGACATGTATGGAGCtgatgaagaggaagaacagTTTTACGAGGCTGTTAAGATATTATTAATGGCAATACAAGCAGTGGTTTATGTGTTATACGACCTTGTATTCAGCATACGTGGTGAACGTATTAGATGTCCACTGACTCGGCGACCAGTGACATCAAGTGGATACATATATATGCACAAAATATTAGACAGAGACCCTCAAATCTTTAGAGAGGTGTATAGAATGTATCCTGacgtttttcgaaaattatgTAGCATCCTAAAAGTGAAAACACCTTTGCGAGATACAAGACACATTTGTGTTGAAGAAATGCTCGCAACCTTTCTACTTGTTGTCGGCCACAACAATCGATACAGTGAAGCTCGGCTGATATTTGAGCGATCTCATTTCACTGTTAGCAAAAGTTTCAACAAAGTCTTGAAGGCCTTGAATACAATAGCACCAGAGTTTATGGCTAAACCTGAGTCCGTGCCACCTAACATAAGAGAAAGTACAAGGTTTTATCCTTACTTTAAG GATTGCGTCGGAGCTATAGATGGCACACATATTCCAGCAACGGTAGTTGGACGTGAGGTTAGCAGATATCGAAATCGACATGGGAAGATATCACAAAATGTATTAGCAGCTTGTAACTTTGATTTACAGTTCACATATGTAATTAGTGGATGGGAGGGTTCCGCTCATGATTCAAAAGTATTGAATGATGCGATTTCTAGACGAAATGGACTCAAAGTGCCACCAG gtAAATATTACTTAGGGGACTGCGGATTTCCAAATCGACGCCGGTTTTTAGCTCCATTTCGAGGTACTCGATATCATCTCAAAGATTTTGGTGGTGAAGGAAACCATCCTGTCAATGCAATTGAGTTATTCAATCTTCGTCATGCTTCCTTGAGGAATGTAATTGAGAGAATATTTGGAATATTTAAGTCGCGTTTCACAATCTTCAAATCAGCACCACCATTTTCATATAAGACATAA